From Dethiobacter alkaliphilus AHT 1, one genomic window encodes:
- a CDS encoding YheC/YheD family protein, which yields MDKENLIGIVLPVNQYNHLSKPGPKLKAILSFYEKAARMNDLSICYFRFKDLKSTKEPFMAYVKRENSYVLWEVAKPWVIYKRTGHRSSINPLIESLMNEGIRVFNSYRNNNKYKIYKMVRDNEELNKHQPETKIASPRTINEMMSQFNSLMIKPDNGEVGRGIMKLEKMQGDIWCLYEKSKERKKGLWKQTFFEDELPTTLLTKIKNRRYLVQQTIDLATFSGNPFDMRVSTQRNHLGEWQVSAIIVKVATDGQFLTNVGQGGTTTTIEYILADHPVFNLEKVKMDICDLALKLANHISLYKKDMADFGFDIGLSKDGIPYLIEVNHVSDYGTLALKNGKLIANEWKDVFTTPINYARFLLAEVKRVEEKGRSDDS from the coding sequence ATGGACAAGGAAAATCTTATTGGCATCGTCTTACCTGTTAATCAATATAATCATCTCTCTAAACCTGGCCCAAAATTAAAAGCGATTTTATCATTTTACGAAAAGGCCGCCAGAATGAATGACTTATCTATATGCTATTTTCGTTTCAAGGACCTTAAAAGCACTAAAGAGCCCTTTATGGCGTATGTAAAAAGGGAGAATAGCTATGTGTTATGGGAGGTTGCTAAACCGTGGGTTATTTATAAGCGTACGGGACACCGAAGTAGTATTAATCCACTGATTGAATCTTTAATGAACGAGGGTATAAGAGTCTTCAACTCTTATAGAAATAATAATAAATATAAAATTTATAAAATGGTCAGGGACAATGAAGAGCTTAATAAACACCAACCGGAAACGAAAATAGCTTCACCGAGAACAATTAATGAAATGATGAGTCAATTTAATAGCCTTATGATCAAACCAGATAACGGGGAAGTTGGAAGAGGGATTATGAAGTTAGAAAAAATGCAGGGTGACATTTGGTGTTTGTATGAAAAATCAAAGGAAAGAAAAAAAGGTCTTTGGAAACAGACTTTCTTTGAGGATGAACTGCCGACAACCTTGTTGACAAAAATAAAAAATAGGCGATATTTGGTGCAGCAAACAATTGACCTGGCAACATTTTCAGGCAATCCGTTCGACATGAGGGTGTCAACACAAAGAAACCACCTGGGAGAGTGGCAGGTATCGGCAATTATAGTGAAGGTGGCAACGGACGGGCAATTTTTAACCAATGTTGGTCAAGGCGGCACCACCACAACTATTGAATATATATTAGCGGATCACCCCGTTTTTAATTTGGAGAAAGTAAAAATGGATATTTGTGATTTAGCTTTAAAGCTAGCCAACCATATTAGTTTATATAAAAAAGATATGGCGGACTTCGGTTTTGATATCGGACTATCTAAAGATGGCATTCCTTACCTAATCGAAGTTAACCACGTTTCTGATTATGGCACCTTGGCACTGAAAAATGGTAAGCTAATCGCCAATGAATGGAAGGATGTATTTACTACACCTATTAATTATGCCCGGTTTTTATTGGCAGAAGTAAAAAGGGTTGAAGAAAAAGGTAGGAGCGATGACAGCTAA
- a CDS encoding YheC/YheD family endospore coat-associated protein, whose translation MMHREENLGVLVDKLVYWGIPFGRTGYENIAFYEDAAKKHNIALSFFQLSDIDLTKGQVQAYVKNDAGSYRKTIIPVPKVIHNRGLYFSKKSKAKVDALLADGKILYNPWNRFLKLEIHNLLWQDPQLRPYLPETYRATKETINAMLEKYKLIILKPNGGSLGHGLMKLERTGEEFLLTHYSNREKEWKQSSFSAEFPQVLLKNISGRSYAVQEFIPLAKYKGCVYNLRVAYQKNGTAQWQVTGVVGKLAHDTNFVTNIAKGGKAYSLDVLLENKFNEAKLLQEIEMFCFQAAKALENEYPGLADLGIDLGVTKDGNLKLIECNGRGLRLSFKDAQLYEAWRAAFETPILYGKYLLAKED comes from the coding sequence ATGATGCACAGAGAAGAGAATTTGGGGGTTTTAGTTGATAAATTAGTTTATTGGGGGATTCCATTTGGCAGAACGGGTTATGAAAATATAGCTTTTTATGAGGACGCTGCCAAGAAACACAACATTGCTCTTTCTTTCTTTCAGTTAAGTGATATTGACCTAACAAAAGGCCAGGTTCAAGCTTATGTAAAAAACGATGCAGGCAGTTACCGTAAGACCATAATTCCTGTACCAAAAGTAATTCATAATCGGGGGTTATATTTTTCAAAGAAGTCCAAAGCAAAAGTTGATGCACTATTGGCAGACGGAAAAATACTTTATAATCCCTGGAACCGCTTCCTAAAGCTAGAGATTCATAATTTGCTCTGGCAGGATCCTCAGCTGCGCCCCTACCTTCCTGAAACGTACAGGGCAACAAAGGAAACCATCAACGCCATGCTGGAAAAATATAAACTTATTATCCTTAAGCCAAATGGAGGAAGCCTTGGGCATGGGTTAATGAAGCTAGAAAGAACAGGAGAAGAATTTCTGCTAACTCACTATAGTAATCGGGAAAAAGAGTGGAAGCAGTCTTCTTTCAGCGCAGAATTTCCTCAGGTACTGCTAAAGAATATCTCGGGTAGAAGTTATGCTGTGCAGGAGTTTATTCCTTTAGCAAAATATAAAGGTTGTGTTTATAACTTGCGTGTTGCGTATCAGAAAAACGGCACAGCACAATGGCAAGTCACCGGAGTGGTGGGGAAACTTGCTCATGACACCAATTTTGTCACCAATATAGCAAAGGGCGGAAAAGCATATTCGCTTGACGTTCTCCTGGAGAATAAGTTTAATGAGGCAAAGCTGCTCCAAGAGATTGAAATGTTTTGTTTCCAAGCGGCAAAGGCGCTGGAAAATGAGTATCCTGGGCTGGCTGATTTAGGTATCGATCTGGGTGTAACCAAAGATGGGAATCTGAAGTTAATCGAATGTAATGGCAGGGGCTTACGCCTTTCGTTTAAAGATGCTCAGTTATATGAGGCATGGAGAGCAGCTTTTGAAACACCAATTCTCTATGGAAAGTATTTATTAGCTAAGGAGGATTAA
- a CDS encoding Mur ligase family protein encodes MKALPLKEILAVIDGEVIAGSSEFEIIDVKTSSPGLRNGTLFFHTKKGLTIDQNFNRYKKRVAIVTDKKIDLDQLNDNVTLITVDNSVNALASFTSYYRGLFTIPVVGITGTAGKTTTKEMLAHILRGEQNVQCTYKSMNGIVLNLKYLLGINEDTDVAVFEMGVSYPGNIRKSGAVFKPSIGMITNIGTAHLETCKTLERYIGAKGEMLEALDYKGQLLLNSDDENIKKIDLHPFKGQVYYFGQKSECAYRISQIEYAAEKMVFQLHVKGHSSKRVYVPGLGEQCVYNAAAAIAAAHLTGMDLSSCIERIGSFKQMERHVSVERGLNRATIIDDTWNSNPSSAYAALKVLQKIAENKKSVAVFGKLQRLGAKQHEEHVKLGARMKELGISCLITIGKDAQDIGDAAIQAGIAQANVFNVLSAEELQEKLLSITDENTVVLLKMSLDKMDQSYRRQIMTIKSTEN; translated from the coding sequence TTGAAGGCATTACCCTTAAAGGAAATTCTTGCTGTAATAGATGGTGAAGTTATCGCCGGTTCCTCAGAGTTTGAGATAATTGACGTTAAAACATCTTCACCGGGGTTAAGAAACGGCACCTTATTTTTTCATACCAAAAAAGGACTTACCATCGACCAGAACTTTAATAGATATAAAAAAAGAGTAGCAATTGTAACGGATAAAAAGATTGATCTTGATCAATTAAATGATAATGTTACCTTGATAACAGTAGACAATAGCGTTAATGCTTTAGCTAGCTTTACCTCTTATTACCGTGGATTATTTACTATTCCTGTAGTTGGGATCACCGGCACTGCCGGGAAAACCACCACTAAAGAAATGCTTGCCCATATTTTACGAGGAGAGCAAAATGTGCAATGCACTTATAAAAGTATGAATGGCATTGTGCTAAATTTAAAATACTTGCTGGGGATTAATGAGGATACAGACGTTGCTGTGTTTGAAATGGGTGTTTCTTATCCGGGAAACATCAGAAAAAGTGGCGCCGTTTTTAAACCAAGCATTGGAATGATTACAAACATTGGTACTGCCCATTTAGAAACTTGCAAAACACTTGAACGGTATATTGGCGCTAAGGGTGAAATGCTTGAGGCACTAGATTATAAAGGCCAGTTACTGCTAAATAGCGATGATGAAAATATAAAAAAGATTGATCTACATCCCTTTAAAGGGCAGGTATACTATTTTGGACAGAAAAGTGAATGTGCTTACCGTATCTCGCAAATAGAGTATGCAGCAGAAAAAATGGTGTTTCAGCTACACGTTAAGGGCCATAGTTCAAAGAGAGTTTATGTGCCGGGTCTGGGTGAGCAATGTGTCTATAATGCTGCCGCCGCCATTGCCGCCGCTCATCTAACGGGTATGGACCTGTCAAGTTGTATTGAACGGATAGGAAGTTTCAAACAAATGGAGAGACACGTTAGCGTGGAGCGCGGGCTAAATCGTGCCACCATCATTGATGATACCTGGAACTCAAATCCATCTTCTGCTTATGCCGCATTAAAAGTGCTTCAAAAAATTGCTGAGAATAAGAAGTCTGTAGCAGTTTTTGGCAAGCTGCAACGTTTAGGTGCAAAGCAACATGAGGAACACGTAAAGCTGGGAGCAAGAATGAAAGAGCTTGGAATTAGCTGTTTGATTACCATTGGCAAAGATGCCCAAGATATTGGAGATGCAGCAATTCAGGCAGGGATTGCACAGGCAAATGTGTTTAACGTCTTATCAGCGGAGGAACTGCAGGAAAAATTATTATCAATAACAGATGAGAATACGGTTGTATTATTAAAAATGTCTCTTGATAAAATGGACCAATCATATCGAAGGCAAATTATGACCATCAAATCCACTGAAAATTGA
- a CDS encoding YheC/YheD family protein — translation MNEELKNIFRVFDEQNNELQRKLQQDLTAVIELLKTESKDEPCTDLKTEKPTVEAHELKTVDIGLIVHASRHHWFIAMKQIMQEVARKYKKRMVLFTVNDIDLDKSKIDNAVLLDGSKEEVVNSQIPPLIFNFVLHSKTSSVSKMRKLRMAKHIKVINPINKFYQNVLFDMISGITQTNDFLLPYIMLTATSLKTFSKKHDRFYVLPQRAKKKCRAIVIKKVNSNEDSEQYEIKLGNFRQVVVGEKLYKSLKKLVRDKKCMLVKDPLPVNWNYSPLEIRGYVQKNINGQWELLDLIAKKEIFAKDSIYDGSTGELAEILLEIFPDQLSNLKKKIHDAAIDASLILDFYIPNIGSCYFDFIVDLDANPYLLRVGGAEQENFLYEHSLTWHKYILNIGLYLIFLSNKD, via the coding sequence TTGAATGAGGAACTTAAAAATATTTTCCGGGTCTTTGACGAGCAAAATAATGAGCTGCAACGAAAACTTCAGCAAGATTTGACTGCGGTAATTGAGCTTCTGAAAACTGAGAGCAAAGACGAACCATGTACGGATTTAAAGACGGAAAAACCAACTGTAGAAGCTCATGAGTTAAAAACAGTTGATATCGGTCTTATAGTGCATGCAAGCAGGCACCATTGGTTTATTGCAATGAAGCAGATTATGCAAGAGGTTGCCAGGAAGTACAAGAAGAGAATGGTGTTATTTACTGTTAACGACATTGATTTAGATAAAAGCAAAATAGATAACGCAGTTTTACTTGACGGGAGCAAAGAAGAGGTGGTTAACAGTCAAATTCCACCGCTAATTTTTAATTTTGTTCTTCACTCTAAGACCTCCAGCGTCTCCAAGATGCGCAAGTTGCGAATGGCCAAACACATTAAAGTTATAAATCCCATCAATAAGTTTTATCAAAACGTCTTATTTGATATGATTAGCGGAATTACGCAAACAAATGATTTTCTGCTGCCCTACATTATGCTTACCGCTACTTCATTAAAGACGTTTTCCAAAAAGCATGACCGCTTCTATGTACTACCCCAGCGGGCAAAGAAAAAATGTCGCGCAATCGTAATAAAAAAAGTTAATAGCAATGAGGACAGTGAGCAATATGAAATAAAGCTCGGCAATTTCAGGCAGGTAGTTGTGGGGGAGAAGCTGTATAAATCACTAAAAAAACTAGTAAGAGACAAGAAATGTATGCTTGTTAAGGACCCCTTGCCGGTAAATTGGAATTATTCACCTCTGGAAATAAGAGGGTATGTGCAAAAAAACATCAACGGTCAGTGGGAACTGCTGGACTTAATAGCCAAAAAAGAGATCTTTGCAAAAGACTCCATCTACGATGGTTCCACAGGCGAATTGGCAGAAATCCTACTGGAAATTTTTCCGGATCAACTTAGCAATTTAAAGAAAAAAATACATGATGCTGCTATAGACGCCAGCCTAATTTTAGATTTCTATATCCCTAATATAGGAAGCTGCTATTTTGACTTTATTGTTGACCTAGATGCCAACCCTTACCTGCTGCGTGTGGGAGGCGCAGAACAAGAGAACTTTCTATATGAACATTCTCTCACTTGGCATAAGTACATTTTAAACATTGGCTTGTATTTGATTTTTCTTAGCAATAAGGATTAA